The Henckelia pumila isolate YLH828 chromosome 2, ASM3356847v2, whole genome shotgun sequence genome includes a window with the following:
- the LOC140881028 gene encoding phospholipase A1-Igamma3, chloroplastic translates to MASIYSSLKILTSKNQTCEQFLPLPLINNSTCRRNNACSFLFSEKKGLIISRQAISTKFSAGTSLPSLSAETREEDNDHDQETNTNEEDPRELHEIWQEIQGCNDWENLLDPMNTHLRREVIRYGEMAQLCYDSFDFDQHSKYCGTCKYQGADFFQRLGMGDRGYAVTRFLYATSNINLPNFFQKSKGVSSIWSKHANWMGYVAVSADEEEIRRLGRRDIVVAWRGTVTYLEWIHDLKDILHPAFFRDDPSVKIESGFFELYTSKENSCKYSTYSAREQLLAELRRIIHRYRGENLSITVTGHSLGAALALLSAYDIAEMKLNVNVEERRKIPITVFSFAGPRVGNLKFKERCDELGIKVLRVINIHDKVPTVPGIITNEKFQYQKYLEEAISFPWSYAHVGVELALDHTHSPFLKMNVDIRGAHNLEVHLHLLDGFHGKEIRDFSSAMKRDIALVNKSCDALKGEYGVPPFWWQDEHKGLTRSSDGRWVMPERPWIEAHPPDTAHHFEQVIKFARDI, encoded by the coding sequence ATGGCATCTATATATTCATCTCTCAAGATTCTGACCTCCAAAAACCAAACCTGCGAACAATTTCTGCCACTGCCACTCATCAACAACAGTACCTGCAGGAGAAATAATGCTTGTAGCTTCTTGTTTTCTGAAAAGAAAGGTTTGATCATATCCAGACAAGCGATTTCAACTAAATTTTCAGCTGGTACTAGTCTTCCAAGTTTATCTGCAGAAACCAGAGAAGAGGATAATGATCATGATCAAGAAACTAATACCAATGAAGAAGATCCCAGAGAACTTCATGAAATATGGCAGGAAATCCAGGGCTGCAACGACTGGGAGAATCTGCTGGACCCCATGAATACTCACCTCCGTCGGGAGGTTATCCGCTACGGGGAAATggcacagctctgctacgatTCCTTCGATTTCGACCAGCACTCCAAGTACTGCGGCACATGCAAGTACCAGGGCGCCGATTTCTTCCAAAGACTCGGCATGGGAGATCGTGGCTACGCGGTTACCCGGTTTCTCTACGCCACATCCAACATCAACCTCCCCAATTTCTTCCAGAAATCCAAAGGTGTGAGCAGTATCTGGAGCAAACACGCCAACTGGATGGGGTACGTGGCCGTCTCCGCCGACGAGGAGGAGATCCGGCGGCTGGGACGCCGGGACATAGTCGTCGCGTGGCGGGGGACCGTGACTTATCTGGAGTGGATCCATGATCTCAAAGACATACTTCACCCGGCCTTCTTCCGAGACGACCCGTCCGTAAAAATCGAATCCGGCTTCTTTGAACTCTACACCAGCAAAGAAAATTCATGCAAGTACTCCACTTATTCAGCCCGCGAACAACTTTTAGCCGAGTTACGGCGAATTATTCACCGTTACAGGGGCGAGAATTTGAGCATTACCGTAACCGGACACAGCCTTGGAGCTGCACTTGCACTGCTGAGTGCTTACGACATAGCCGAAATGAAACTAAACGTTAATGTAGAAGAACGCCGCAAAATACCCATCACCGTTTTCTCATTCGCAGGACCCAGAGTGGGAAACCTGAAGTTCAAAGAAAGGTGCGACGAATTAGGGATCAAAGTTCTGAGAGTAATAAACATCCACGATAAAGTTCCGACGGTTCCCGGAATAATCACAAACGAAAAATTCCAGTACCAGAAGTACCTGGAAGAAGCCATATCTTTCCCATGGAGTTACGCCCATGTTGGGGTGGAGTTAGCCCTGGATCACACCCACTCGCCGTTCCTCAAAATGAACGTTGACATTAGAGGTGCGCATAATCTTGAAGTCCATTTGCATCTGCTGGACGGATTCCATGGAAAGGAGATCAGGGATTTCAGCTCGGCGATGAAGAGGGATATCGCGCTTGTGAACAAGAGTTGCGATGCTTTGAAGGGTGAGTATGGGGTGCCGCCATTCTGGTGGCAAGACGAGCATAAAGGGTTGACGAGGAGCAGCGATGGGCGGTGGGTGATGCCGGAACGGCCGTGGATAGAGGCGCATCCGCCGGACACGGCCCACCACTTCGAGCAAGTGATCAAGTTCGCGAgagatatttga
- the LOC140881030 gene encoding protein RETICULATA-RELATED 4, chloroplastic-like, which produces MSFATSLSCFTSRPRSYSSDFFLSPPSYSLNLNATTLLSLSSTPISRRPLFITFSVNPAAAANAEVSSKFSTGGGNGGNGGGGGGGGGGNNDGNEGSGDDNKKKNIDESLMALAEAGRNLESLPKDLKAAIEDGRIPGSIVSRYIGFERSGLLSWLMKFGGFKERLLADDLFLTKVGIECGVGLFTKTAAEYQRRKENFFNELEIVFADVVMAIIADFMLVYLPAPTVSLRAPLALNAGRVAKFFYSCPDNAFQVALSGASFSLLQRMGAIARNGAKLFAVGTTSSLVGTVVTNAMINARKAVDNSHGVEVENVPILSTSVAYGVYMAISSNLRYQMIAGVIEQRILEPMLHQHKLFLSAICFAVRTGNTFLGSLLWVDYARFIGIQKAQDFQE; this is translated from the exons ATGTCTTTCGCCACCTCCCTCAGTTGCTTCACATCACGGCCGCGATCTTATTCCTCCGACTTCTTTCTCTCGCCTCCATCCTACTCCCTTAACCTGAATGCCACCACCCTTCTCTCACTATCTTCAACTCCCATTTCCCGCCGCCCCTTATTCATAACTTTCTCTGTTAATCCCGCCGCCGCCGCTAACGCTGAAGTGAGCTCCAAGTTTTCCACCGGTGGCGGCAATGGCGGAaacggtggaggtggaggtggcggGGGAGGCGGCAACAACGATGGAAATGAAGGGAGTGGCGATGATAACAAGAAGAAGAACATAGATGAATCTTTGATGGCGTTAGCGGAGGCAGGGAGGAATCTGGAGAGCTTGCCAAAGGATTTGAAGGCTGCCATAGAAGATGGTAGGATCCCTGGATCGATTGTTTCGAGGTACATCGGTTTCGAAAGATCCGGGCTGCTTTCATGGTTGATGAAGTTCGGAGGTTTCAAGGAGAGGTTGCTGGCCGACGATTTGTTCTTGACTAAAGTTGGCATTGAATGTGGCGTTGGGTTGTTTACCAAG ACAGCTGCAGAATACCAGCGAAGGAAGGAAAATTTCTTCAATGAGCTGGAGATTGTGTTTGCTGATGTG GTCATGGCCATTATAGCTGACTTTATGCTTGTATATCTTCCTGCTCCTACCGTTTCTCTTCGAGCTCCTCTCGCACTCAACGCTGGACGCGTTGCTAAGTTCTTCTACAGCTGTCCAGACAACGCTTTTCAG GTTGCTTTGTCCGGAGCCTCGTTTTCACTGTTGCAGAGAATGGGTGCCATAGCA CGCAATGGTGCAAAGCTGTTTGCTGTTGGCACTACTTCATCTCTG GTGGGTACAGTTGTGACAAATGCAATGATAAATGCTCGTAAGGCGGTCGACAACTCCCATGGGGTTGAGGTCGAGAATGTTCCTATTCTATCAACAAGTGTTGCATACGGTGTCTATATGGCGATATCCAGCAACCTTCG ATACCAGATGATTGCTGGTGTTATCGAACAAAGGATTTTGGAGCCAATGCTGCATCAACACAAGTTATTCTTGAGTGCCATTTGCTTCGCTGTGCGCACAGGCAACACGTTCTTGGGCTCGTTATT ATGGGTTGATTACGCTCGGTTCATAGGAATCCAAAAGGCACAAGATTTCCAGGAGTGA
- the LOC140881029 gene encoding uncharacterized protein, translating to MRLTRNAISTCNSRKLVLSVAFILYFIATFTFTLKHFVSPASQYHLFSVSTGCSPTNLGHLVFGIVGSEKAWHHRKAYTQSWWKPNVTRGFLFLDKNPNATLLPWPESSPPFRVSEDLTKFLNRSQVRAQRMVHGIMEVFEEDHEDLRWLIMGDDDSIFFVENILDVVAGYDHRKYYYLGGHSETIFSNYLFSFNQAFGGGGIVLSYPLAKALANDMKNCLRRYAFLKSADNTTRACVADLGVNLSPQKGNHQIDLRGDISGLLSSHPVSPLLSLHHFDVVDPIFPTMDRFESARHLMEAANLDQSRMLQQTICYHRRTNWSVSVSWGYSAQIYERIMPRSHLQIPIETFKPWVTGLNPPNYMFNTRKPSPDPCEAPHVFFFESAAEKNGDGEIVTRYSRAWRRSMPACASGGNHSADYLSSIRVFSPAQKRVQMDRCECCDIIGVGSREMELRYRGCLENEVIA from the exons ATGAGACTAACAAGAAATGCCATTTCTACTTGTAACTCAAGAAAACTGGTATTATCAGTAGCTTTCATCCTCTACTTCATCGCCACCTTCACCTTCACACTCAAACACTTCGTCTCCCCAGCTTCCCAGTACCACCTCTTCTCCGTTTCCACGGGATGCTCTCCCACAAATCTCGGCCATCTCGTGTTCGGAATCGTCGGTTCGGAGAAAGCCTGGCACCACAGGAAAGCATACACACAATCTTGGTGGAAACCGAACGTCACTCGGGGCTTCCTGTTCCTAGACAAGAACCCGAATGCAACTCTACTCCCGTGGCCGGAATCTTCGCCTCCTTTCAGGGTTTCCGAGGATCTCACGAAGTTCTTGAACAGATCACAAGTTCGGGCACAAAGGATGGTGCACGGGATAATGGAGGTGTTCGAGGAGGACCACGAGGACCTCCGATGGCTGATCATGGGGGACGATGATTCGATCTTTTTCGTGGAAAATATACTCGATGTGGTTGCGGGTTATGATCATAGGAAGTATTATTATCTCGGTGGGCATTCAGAAACTATTTTCTCCAATTATCTTTTCTCGTTTAATCAAGCATTTGGTGGAGGTGGGATCGTTTTGAGTTACCCTTTGGCGAAAGCTCTTGCCAATGACATGAAAAATTGCTTGCGGAGATACGCGTTCTTGAAATCTGCTGATAATACTACGAGGGCTTGTGTTGCTGATCTTGGAGTTAACTTGTCTCCTCAAAAGGGAAACCACCAG ATTGATTTACGTGGAGATATATCTGGTTTACTATCTTCTCACCCCGTATCTCCATTGCTATCCCTTCACCATTTCGATGTAGTGGACCCGATATTTCCCACCATGGACCGTTTCGAGTCGGCGCGGCACCTGATGGAGGCGGCAAACTTGGATCAGTCCCGAATGCTACAGCAGACCATCTGCTATCACAGGCGAACCAACTGGTCCGTGTCCGTTTCTTGGGGCTACTCCGCCCAGATATACGAGAGGATCATGCCTCGGAGCCACTTGCAGATTCCTATAGAAACTTTTAAGCCATGGGTTACGGGTCTGAACCCACCGAATTACATGTTCAACACGCGAAAGCCCTCTCCGGATCCTTGCGAAGCTCCGCATGTTTTCTTCTTTGAATCCGCGGCGGAGAAAAACGGAGATGGCGAAATCGTGACGAGATACTCTCGAGCATGGCGTCGTTCCATGCCCGCTTGTGCGTCCGGTGGTAATCATTCCGCCGATTACCTCTCCAGTATTCGAGTCTTCTCTCCCGCGCAAAAGCGGGTTCAG ATGGATAGATGTGAATGTTGCGACATTATTGGCGTGGGCAGTAGGGAGATGGAGCTGCGATACAGAGGCTGCCTGGAAAATGAAGTTATAGCttaa